AAACCacgccccctctccctccctggcgCGCCCCATGGCGGCCGGGCGGAGGGGCTGCCCCGGCGGACGAGGTGGCCGAGTGGTTAAGGCGATGGACTGCTAATCCATTGTGCTCTGCACGCGTGGGTTCGAATCCCATCCTCGTCGGTAGCGGTTTCCCTTTTACCTTCCACCTCcggcaattaatttattttttttttttgggggggggggtgtctacACTTTCTGCTCtttcaccgggggggggggggtgggtttattttgggagggtgtgtgtgtgtgtgtgtgtgtgtccctcgcAGTGcgtgctcccctctccccattcatccccctttctcttccccccccacctcctttctcttccatcgcacacaccccccccccatcgaatcttttttttccaagtttttctcCCCCGCTTTGGcagcgggggggcggggcggggccggtaCGGCGGGTCTCTGTGGCGCAATCGGTTAGCGCGTTCGGCTGTTAACCGAAAGGTTGGTGGTTCGAGCCCACCCAGGGACGGGCGGCGTGattttgagtgggtttttttgttttgttttttttttggggggggggtttattTTACAGGTGGGAGCAGGGGAGTTGCGACGCGGTCCTTTCCTGTGTCGCGGGTGGGAAAAAAAGGGttggaaaaagggatgaaatgCGAAAAAAATGATCGGAAGGGAAAAAGATGAAGGTGTGCATTGgccgggaatcgaacccgggCCTCCCGCGTGGCAGGCGAGAATTCTACCACTGAACCACCAATGCTCCCGATGGCTTCTTAGCCGGAGACCCAAAAATTATGGAATTAAGCCCAAAAGGGCTACATAGCGCAGAAAAGTCTTTATACCCGAGAGGGGTGAGCATGTGCTAATTGGGATGCCGCGCTAATTAAGgttagaggaggaagaggggcgCCCCCGCGGGATCCCGCGGCGGGTGATTGGAATTTGGCGCGCTCGGCGCTGATTGGCCCGCAGCCTGGCGGGTGGGCGGGGCCTGGAGAGGAGTCTCAGGGGCTGAGCAAGGGACCCCCAGGGATCCCAGGCCGAGCAGGGAGCCGAGGCCCGCCCCAGGGGGAGAGTGGGTCCCAGAGGCTCCGCTGCCGCTTTTCCCCCGGGGAAACCCCCGCTGCGGCTTCTCCAGAGCCCGTTCCCCTCCACGGGGGCTCCTTGCTCCCCCCCGGGCGCGCACAGGGACCGgcgcccttccccccccacccgccaacCTCTCGGCGGCATCCAAAGAGCGCGCTCTGATTGGTTAAAACGCCCCAACATTCAGCGTCCAATCAGAGAGCGCGCTCTTTGGAGCCGGCCGGTTTTGCACGCGCGCGGGGGGGGCGTGGCTCTGAGCGCGGCCCTCTCCCTCAGCCAATGGGAGGGCGTGGCGTTTGGATGCCTCATTTACATACCGCCGCTATAAaagcggggccgccgccgctgccccctcAGTGGGGTTTCCCCGGGGTTCGCGTCGCCATGCCCGAACCGGCCAAATCCGCGCCCGCCCCTAAAAAAGGCTCTAAAAAAGCCGTGACCAAGACCCAGAAGAAAGGGGACAAGAAGCGGCGGCGCAGCCGCAAGGAGAGTTACTCCATCTACGTCTACAAGGTGCTGAAGCAGGTCCACCCGGACACCGGCATCTCCTCCAAGGCCATGGGCATCATGAACTCCTTCGTCAACGACATCTTCGAGCGCATCGCCGGCGAGGCCTCCCGCCTGGCCCACTACAACAAGCGCTCCACCATCACCTCCAGGGAGATCCAGACGGCCGTCCGCCTCCTCCTGCCCGGCGAGCTGGCCAAGCACGCCGTCTCGGAGGGCACCAAGGCCGTCACCAAGTACACCAGCTCCAAGTAACGTCCAGCCCGAAAGGGGCTACCGAGAGGGAGCCCCCCGGCTGGGTTCTGCTTGCACCCAACGGCTCTTTTCAGAGCCACCCACCTTCTCGTCCAAAGAGCTGGCGTCGCTGCCCCTTTTTCGGGGCTTTTTTTGAGTATGGGAACGGTTTGTAGGTGGCGGTGGAGAATTGGGGCGTTTAAAACGGgttattttattggtttttttaacaaaaacccCAGCGGTTTCTAGGCTGTAGTTGAGCTGTTTCTCCTTCtggtccccctccccttccctccccccgccttgTTTCGCTGCCGCTTTCGCCTTCAAACCGCTGCTGCGCTCCCATTGGTCTGCGGGGGCGAGAACGTCACTGCGAGGGGCAGGTTTTCCCTCAGGTCCGCCCCGGGGCCTATATAAACCCGGCGGGGGAGGCTGGAGAATAACTCCTCTCCAGTTCTTAGAGTGGTGACACAGTTAGAAGGGACCCTaaagccaccccctgccctgggcagggacacctcccaccacaccaggctgctccaagacccctcccaacccggcctggaacccctccagggatggggcagccacagcttctcagggaaacctgggccaggctctcaccacccccccagcaaaccatttcctccccacatctcatctcaatctcccctcttccagtggcaaacccttccccctcctcccacggctcccctccctcatccagagtccctccccagctttcctggagcccccccccctttagggactggaaggggttccaaggtctccccggagccttctcttctccaggctgaacccccaactctctcagcctgtcctcccagcagaggggctccagccctcccagcatctccgtggcctcctctggccccgctccagcagctccctgtccttctgatgttggtggccccagagctggaggcagcgctgccaagggggggtctccccagggcacaatcccccccctcgctccactggccacgctgctggggatgcgggCCAGGATGCTCAGgcctccaaagaggaaaataaggCCCTAAAAATTCTTCTGCTacacctcccagccccccaaAGTCACCCCATTAATGCCCTTAAGGGTCTTAAGTACTTTTCCTGCCATAATACTTCACAgtcccccctccccggacccCCTCGGGGACTCCAGAGCACACCCCCTCCCCTAAATCCTCTATTCGTAAACACCCCAGACATacacacccccagcacccccagacccccacaGGACTCCCCAGAATGCCTTAAAACAGCCTAAAGTCgtcctgatccagagtccctccccagctttcctggagccccccccccctttagggactggaaggggctccaaggtctccccggagccttcccttctctgggctgaaccccccaactctctcagcctgtcctcccagcagaggggctccagccattacccctcattctgtTGTTCCCTGATCAAGTATTCCTCCCTTCTTACTTTTTTCCACTCCCTTTCTTGCTTTTTACTTAATACTTACCCAGAACAGAGGTAAATTGGGACATATTCTTTCCCGGTTTGGGTGGTAGGGATATTATTCGCTTTATTTATTCACGTTTAAGTGTCGCTGGAGCGAGATttgccccccgccgcctccttcgGCCCCACTGCgacaggagaaggagggggggatCCAAACGGCGTGCGGCTATTGGCTGAGCAGATTCGGCAAGCCAGCCAATCAGCGCGCGAGCTTCGGAGCCGCTCTAGCCGCTGCACGGCGGgaggcccgccccgccccccccgccaatAGGCGAGCGCCGAGTGGAGCCTTTATTTGCATAAcgccctgctcctccagccctttTCCTGAAGCGGTGGGTGGCTCtgaaaagagcctttttttgggtttaaaaataagaaaaaaaaaataataaaaaaatgaaaaaaaaaaataaaaagaactcaaGGCAACGAAAAAACAACCTGGAGGCGGCTTCTCCCGCCGCCTCACTTGCCCTTGGCCTTGTGGCTCTCGGTCTTCttgggcagcagcacagcctggaTGTTGGGCAGGACGCCGCCCTGCGCGATGGTGACGCCCCCCAGCAGCTTGTTGAGCTCCTCGTCGTTGCGGACGGCGAGCTGGAGGTGGCGGGGGATGATCCGCGTCTTTTTGTTATCCCGGGCGGCGTTCCCCGCCAGCTCCAGGATCTCGGCCGTCAGGTATTCCATCACGGCAGCCAGGTAAACGGGGGCTCCGGCCCCCACCCGTTCCGCGTAGTTCCCTTTCCGCAGGAGGCGGTGGACGCGGCCCACGGGGAACTGGAGACCGGCCCGGGATGAGCGGGATTTGGCTTTAGCCCGGGCTttgcccccctgcttcccccgGCCCGACATGGTTCCCCTGCAGGCACTGAcagcgccgcgccgccgcctccccctgcctcataTACCCTGCGGCGGATCGAAACGACGCCTTCTGATTGGCTGacgcgcggcgcggcgggggacCAATAGCGACGCGCCGAGCTCTGGCCAATAACAGCCCGCGCTTTGGATCCGCCTCGTCCGCACGGAGGTCGGAGGCCGCGCTCGGAGCCCTGCggcgggttttggggggggggggacgggacgggcccccgtccccccccccgggcagggctggaaggaggcgGTGGCTGCGGGCGGCTGAACGCGCTCCCTCAAAtttaggttcttttttttttgtaaattaaagctcttttttttgaCGTATTACCAGCCTcggggcaacccccccccccccgagagaggagtttttaaggcttttttgtttgtttgtttgtttgttttctatcgTATTCGGGGATTTGCGGCCTCTctccctgcgggggggggggggggatgtgcgGTTCTCACTCAGGTCCgcaacacacacaccacacacccccgAAGGGTCGCCGCGGTTTCCCCCCTCTCCTCGCGGCACCTTTTTTTGCACCTTCAAATCTTTCgtaatcaaattttttttttttttctccctttaaactccttttttttgtcttttttgttttctttgcggCTGATGGGGAGGCGCCGGGGGGATCCTGCCAGGAGCCCGGATAGCTCAGTCGGCAGAGCATCAGACTTTTAATCTGAGGGTCCAGGGTTCAAGTCCCTGTTCGGGCGAAGacgtttctccttttttcctctcctcccccatcGGAGggtccttctcccttccctcgcccccttccccccccccgccttccaccgtccccccccccccgcaaaaccCCCGCGCCCCGGACTATTTTCTttgggcggcggaggcggcgcggGGCGGTGTGGGACCGGGCGGAAGTGGTCGTGCGGGtcggtcccatggtgtaatggttagcactctggactctgaatccagcgatccgAGTTCAAATCTCGGTGGGACCTTCACCTCTTttgccaccacccccaccccccctcctccccaacacTGGCAGGGACTGgacggggggtgtgtggggtgtgtgtccaCACTCCGCGTCCCACCCCATTTGGGGACCGCGGGGGACACCCTTTTGGGATCTGCGTGGCCCAAGTGTGTCACCCCCCCAGGTGTGATGGGGGTTGCTCTGAGCGTGACCCACCCGTGGGGACCGCAGGTGACATCCCACCTGTGACACCCCACTGGGGACCACACGTAGTGTCCCACGTGTGACGTCCCAAGTCTGACACCCCACTAGGGACCACAGGTGGCATCCCATGTGTAACACCCCACTGGGGACCctgtgtgacccccccccctctTTGGGGACTGCATGTGACACCCCACGTGTGACACCCCACCGGGGACCTCGTACGACATCCCACGTCTGACACCCCCCTCAGGGACCACATGTGACATCCCACATGTGACA
The sequence above is drawn from the Numenius arquata unplaced genomic scaffold, bNumArq3.hap1.1 HAP1_SCAFFOLD_1488, whole genome shotgun sequence genome and encodes:
- the LOC141478008 gene encoding histone H2B 5-like isoform X2 — encoded protein: MAAGRRGCPGGRGGRKKGDKKRRRSRKESYSIYVYKVLKQVHPDTGISSKAMGIMNSFVNDIFERIAGEASRLAHYNKRSTITSREIQTAVRLLLPGELAKHAVSEGTKAVTKYTSSK
- the LOC141478008 gene encoding histone H2B 5-like isoform X1, which produces MPEPAKSAPAPKKGSKKAVTKTQKKGDKKRRRSRKESYSIYVYKVLKQVHPDTGISSKAMGIMNSFVNDIFERIAGEASRLAHYNKRSTITSREIQTAVRLLLPGELAKHAVSEGTKAVTKYTSSK
- the LOC141478007 gene encoding histone H2A type 2-C-like, with amino-acid sequence MSGRGKQGGKARAKAKSRSSRAGLQFPVGRVHRLLRKGNYAERVGAGAPVYLAAVMEYLTAEILELAGNAARDNKKTRIIPRHLQLAVRNDEELNKLLGGVTIAQGGVLPNIQAVLLPKKTESHKAKGK